Proteins from a genomic interval of Rhodothermus marinus:
- a CDS encoding ATP-binding protein, which translates to MSRALYTLRIPSSTRYLQTVRRFVERHARAAGLSEEAIERLKLAVDEACTNIIKHAYKGRPDRPIDVAVLLEPDRFVVRIRDQGEAFDPTRYRAPDLRTLIRKRQGGGLGVRLIHQLMDEVTYRSQGRYNEVQLIKYLTPSDTALPPSASA; encoded by the coding sequence GTGAGCCGCGCGCTTTACACCCTCCGGATTCCCAGCTCGACGCGCTACCTGCAGACGGTACGGCGCTTCGTGGAGCGGCATGCTCGCGCGGCCGGCCTTTCGGAGGAGGCGATCGAGCGGCTCAAACTGGCCGTCGATGAAGCCTGCACGAACATCATCAAACACGCCTACAAGGGACGTCCGGACCGGCCCATCGACGTGGCCGTGCTGCTCGAGCCGGACCGCTTCGTCGTACGCATCCGCGACCAGGGCGAAGCGTTCGATCCGACCCGCTACCGCGCGCCCGATCTGCGCACGCTCATCCGGAAGCGTCAGGGCGGCGGTCTGGGCGTGCGGCTGATCCATCAGCTCATGGACGAGGTCACCTACCGGAGCCAGGGACGCTACAACGAAGTGCAGCTCATCAAATACCTGACCCCTTCCGACACGGCCCTGCCGCCCTCGGCCAGCGCCTGA
- the ubiE gene encoding bifunctional demethylmenaquinone methyltransferase/2-methoxy-6-polyprenyl-1,4-benzoquinol methylase UbiE: MPRRRKHYPPIGEKRGKKRQVAAMFDAIAPRYDLLNRILSAGIDRRWRRRAVEMIAPEQPRRVLDVATGTADLAIEVARRLPVERVVGVDIAESMLQVGRQKVDRLGLSERVVLRRGDAEKLPFSDAQFDAVLVAFGVRNFENLERGLRESYRVLRPGGVLVVLEFSRPRTPVIRTLYRWYAHHVLPRIGAWLSRDEGAYRYLPASVEAFPDGPDFLRRMEKVGFRDLQWKPLTFGIASLYRGRR, from the coding sequence ATGCCGCGTCGTCGCAAGCACTATCCGCCGATTGGAGAGAAGCGGGGCAAAAAGCGGCAGGTGGCGGCCATGTTCGATGCCATCGCGCCGCGCTACGACCTGCTCAACCGCATCCTGAGCGCCGGCATCGATCGGCGCTGGCGGCGGCGGGCCGTGGAAATGATCGCGCCGGAGCAGCCGCGGCGTGTGCTGGACGTGGCCACCGGCACGGCCGACCTGGCGATCGAGGTGGCACGTCGCCTGCCCGTCGAGCGTGTCGTAGGGGTGGACATCGCCGAATCGATGTTGCAGGTCGGCCGGCAGAAAGTGGATCGGCTGGGGCTGAGCGAGCGCGTGGTGCTGCGCAGGGGCGACGCGGAGAAGCTGCCGTTTTCCGACGCCCAGTTCGATGCGGTGCTGGTGGCCTTCGGCGTGCGCAACTTCGAAAACCTGGAGCGCGGACTGCGCGAGAGCTACCGGGTCCTGCGGCCGGGCGGGGTGCTGGTGGTGCTGGAGTTCAGCCGCCCGCGCACACCGGTCATTCGCACGCTCTACCGCTGGTATGCCCATCACGTGCTGCCGCGCATCGGCGCCTGGCTGTCGCGCGACGAAGGAGCCTATCGCTACCTGCCGGCCTCCGTTGAGGCCTTCCCGGACGGCCCGGATTTTCTGCGCCGTATGGAAAAGGTGGGCTTTCGGGATCTGCAGTGGAAGCCACTGACGTTCGGGATCGCGTCGCTCTATCGGGGACGGCGGTAG
- the pfkA gene encoding 6-phosphofructokinase: MEEIRRIGVFTSGGDAPGMNACIRAVVRTAIAHDLEVVGIRRGYAGMIEGDFVEMDGRSVSNILQLGGTILKSARSKAFMTPEGRAKAAEQLRKAGIDALVAIGGDGTFRGAAVFYEEHHIPIVGCPGTIDNDLFGTDETIGFDTAMNTAIQNIDRIRDTADAHDRLFLVEVMGRDAGFIALNCGIGSGAEMVLIPETFTDIEEIKERILSLMSAQSRSSIVVVAEGDEHGGATQIAQELREDPAFAKIDLRVCILGHTQRGGSPTARDRVLASRLGSAAVEALLQGHTNVMVGVVNGEIKLTPLKHVYSRKKTIDYELLKLTQLLG; encoded by the coding sequence ATGGAAGAAATTCGACGTATCGGGGTCTTCACCAGCGGTGGCGATGCCCCCGGCATGAACGCCTGCATCCGGGCCGTGGTGCGCACGGCCATTGCCCACGATCTGGAGGTGGTGGGTATCCGGCGTGGTTATGCCGGCATGATCGAGGGCGACTTCGTGGAAATGGACGGCCGCTCCGTGTCGAACATCCTGCAACTCGGCGGGACCATTCTCAAAAGTGCCCGCTCGAAGGCCTTCATGACTCCCGAAGGCCGGGCGAAGGCGGCCGAGCAGCTCCGCAAGGCCGGCATCGATGCGCTGGTGGCCATCGGGGGCGATGGGACGTTTCGTGGGGCCGCCGTCTTCTATGAGGAACACCACATTCCGATCGTCGGGTGCCCGGGCACGATCGACAACGACCTGTTCGGCACCGACGAGACGATTGGCTTCGATACGGCCATGAACACGGCCATTCAGAACATCGACCGCATTCGCGACACGGCCGATGCGCACGACCGGCTGTTTCTGGTCGAGGTGATGGGGCGCGACGCCGGTTTCATCGCGCTGAACTGTGGCATCGGCAGCGGGGCGGAGATGGTGCTGATTCCGGAGACGTTCACCGACATCGAGGAGATCAAGGAACGCATTCTTTCGTTGATGTCGGCCCAGTCCCGCTCATCGATCGTTGTGGTGGCTGAAGGTGACGAACACGGCGGTGCCACGCAGATTGCTCAGGAGCTACGTGAGGATCCGGCCTTCGCTAAGATCGATCTACGGGTGTGCATTCTGGGGCATACGCAGCGGGGTGGCTCGCCCACGGCGCGCGACCGCGTGTTGGCCAGTCGGCTGGGGTCGGCGGCCGTCGAGGCGCTACTGCAGGGACACACGAACGTGATGGTAGGCGTGGTCAACGGCGAGATCAAACTCACGCCGCTCAAGCACGTCTACAGCCGCAAGAAAACCATAGATTACGAGCTGCTCAAGCTGACCCAGTTGCTGGGCTGA
- a CDS encoding N-acetylmuramoyl-L-alanine amidase-like domain-containing protein — protein sequence MSWTLLLIGSLLVVGPDSALQARFTELMRHARQEQLAARPLGEVMQALGLQLRGAPYAAGMLDAAPAETLLTPLDRFDCVLFVESVLALAQGVVLGDTTLTGLQQRVEQLRYRDGRMNGYCSRLHYFTDWIDDNARRGLVRDITRELGGRPMRRRIRFMSEHRTLYPHLAADSTWQCIRRVEEALSARERFVLPRDEIRRIAERLQPGDIVAFVAREPTLDVVHVGLVYVGADGRRGLLHASPQGGVRVSPDLQTYVQNNPAQVGIVVARPLDPRRR from the coding sequence ATGAGCTGGACGCTATTGCTGATCGGAAGTCTGCTGGTGGTCGGACCGGACTCGGCCCTGCAGGCTCGTTTTACCGAATTGATGCGCCACGCCCGTCAGGAGCAGCTGGCGGCGCGACCGCTGGGTGAGGTCATGCAGGCGCTGGGTCTGCAGCTCCGGGGCGCTCCGTACGCCGCCGGAATGCTCGACGCTGCTCCGGCCGAGACGTTGCTGACGCCGCTCGACCGCTTCGACTGCGTGCTGTTCGTCGAGAGCGTGCTGGCGCTGGCGCAGGGCGTGGTGCTGGGCGACACGACGCTGACCGGCTTGCAGCAACGCGTAGAACAGTTGCGCTACCGCGACGGCCGGATGAACGGCTACTGCAGCCGGCTCCATTACTTTACCGACTGGATCGACGACAACGCCCGGCGCGGGCTGGTGCGCGACATCACCCGCGAACTGGGTGGCCGACCCATGCGGCGCCGCATTCGCTTCATGAGCGAGCACCGCACGTTGTATCCGCACCTGGCGGCCGACAGCACCTGGCAGTGCATCCGGCGCGTCGAGGAAGCGCTGAGCGCACGGGAACGCTTCGTATTGCCCCGCGATGAAATACGCCGTATCGCAGAGCGTCTGCAGCCCGGCGACATCGTGGCCTTCGTGGCCCGCGAGCCGACGCTCGACGTGGTGCACGTCGGGCTTGTCTATGTAGGTGCGGATGGTCGGCGTGGACTGTTGCACGCCTCGCCACAGGGTGGCGTCAGGGTTTCGCCGGATCTTCAAACGTACGTGCAGAACAACCCCGCCCAGGTGGGCATTGTCGTGGCGCGTCCGCTCGATCCGCGTCGGCGGTAA